The Dioscorea cayenensis subsp. rotundata cultivar TDr96_F1 chromosome 7, TDr96_F1_v2_PseudoChromosome.rev07_lg8_w22 25.fasta, whole genome shotgun sequence genome includes a region encoding these proteins:
- the LOC120265335 gene encoding uncharacterized protein LOC120265335, whose amino-acid sequence MASKHFIPILLLILLPTIITANPETSHSEKTPNTPKEPTIIIEGMVMCQSCKQAAGSWSLAEAKPLPSAKVSISCKDHKNRVKHYQVVKTDLGGYFYSPLHGLDINNYKFYLGHPIHACSVRLVSSADMGCNVLTNINGGIEGGKLRDEKKKKLVSGAVVYSAGPLAFRPAHCLPPVHY is encoded by the coding sequence ATGGCCAGCAAACACTTCATCCCCATCCTACTCCTCATCCTTCTCCCAACCATCATCACTGCAAACCCAGAAACCTCTCACTCAGAGAAAACACCAAACACTCCCAAAGAAccaacaatcatcattgaaGGCATGGTCATGTGCCAGAGCTGCAAACAAGCTGCAGGATCATGGTCACTAGCTGAAGCCAAACCACTGCCATCAGCCAAGGTTAGCATCTCTTGCAAAGATCACAAGAACCGTGTTAAGCATTACCAGGTTGTCAAGACTGATCTTGGAGGATATTTTTATTCACCACTTCATGGtcttgatattaataattataagttTTATCTTGGTCATCCAATTCATGCTTGCTCTGTGAGATTGGTATCATCTGCTGATATGGGTTGTAATGTTCTCACTAATATTAATGGAGGGATTGAAGGTGGAAAACTgagagatgagaagaagaagaagttggtGTCTGGGGCTGTGGTTTATTCTGCAGGGCCTTTGGCTTTCCGTCCTGCTCACTGTCTCCCTCCTGTCCATTATTGA
- the LOC120264862 gene encoding kinesin-like protein KIN-5A: protein MEQRRGGQVSISPSATPKSSDKSVRDLRSNENGSSSKHDKEKGVNVQVLLRCRPLSEDELRVNTPVVISCNEHRREVSAIQNIANKQIDRTFAFDKVFGPTSQQKDLFDQAISPIVFEVLEGYNCTIFAYGQTGTGKTYTMEGGGRKMKNEELPSDAGVIPRAVRQIFDILEAQKAEYNMKVTFLELYNEEITDLLAQDESKFPDDKSKKPIALMEDGKGGVFVRGLEEEIVCTAGEIYKILDRGSAKRRTAETLLNKQSSRSHSIFSITIHIKECTPEGEEMIKCGKLNLVDLAGSENISRSGAREGRAREAGEINKSLLTLGRVINALVEHSGHIPYRDSKLTRLLRDSLGGKTKTCIIATISPSIHCLEETLSTLDYAHRAKNIKNKPEVNQKMMKSALITDLYSEIVRLKQEVFAAREKNGIYIPRDRYLHEEAEKKAMTEKMERLELDMESKDKQLVELHDLYNSQLLLTADLSDKLEKTQKRLEDTEHALFDLEERYRQANATIKEKEYLISNLLKSEKALVERTYELRSELENTAADVSGLFSKIEHKDKIEDGNRVLVQKFRSQLTQQLDILHKTVSDSVMQQENQLKEMEEDMQSFVSTKAEATEELRGQVKKLQDMYGSGIRALDDLAGELDKNSQSTYGKLNSQVLMHSTTLDASFKAIAGEADQLLNELQGSLNKQEDKLAAFAQQQRKGHLRAVETTRSISKITTDFFHTLDVHASKLSKILQETQAVQDQQLSQLEKKFEECAANEERQLLEKVAEMLASSNARKKKLVQTAVDSLRDSAAERTSDLQKEMATAQDFTSSVKGQWVVYMEQTEKHYVEDTAAVESGRCSMEEGFRDCMAKARMGSEQWRNAQNSLLTLGEKNLASVKSIVRDGMEANVQLRSRLSSAASTALEDVNIANNGLLSSIESSLKLDHDACANMDSMIIPSHEELRELKGGHYHKIVEITANAGKCLEEEYMVDEPSCSTPRKRSINIPSLTSIEELRTPPFEELLQAFWEAKSGSKQANGGDLKHLYGTYESVKDSRVPLTAIN from the exons ATGGAGCAGAGGAGAGGTGGGCAGGTGTCGATCTCGCCGTCTGCGACGCCAAAATCGAGTGATAAGTCAGTGAGAGATCTCCGATCTAATGAGAATGGGAGCTCGAGCAAGCATGATAAGGAGAAGGGAGTCAATGTACAGGTCCTTCTTCGTTGCag GCCTTTAAGTGAGGATGAGCTGAGGGTGAACACGCCGGTGGTTATTTCCTGCAATGAGCACCGGCGTGAGGTCTCGGCCATTCAGAACATTGCCAACAAGCAGATCGACAGGACCTTTGCTTTTGATAAG GTCTTTGGCCCAACATCCCAGCAGAAGGATTTGTTTGATCAGGCTATATCACCTATAGTGTTTGAGGTGCTCGAAGGCTACAATTGCACCATCTTTGCTTATGGACAGACTGGTACTGGGAAAACTTACACAATGGAAGGAGGAGGGAGGAAGATGAAG AATGAAGAACTTCCAAGTGATGCTGGCGTCATCCCAAGGGCTGTTCGCCAGATATTTGATATCCTTGAAGCACAGAAGGCTGAGTACAACATGAAGGTTACATTTCTTGAGCTATATAACGAGGAGATAACTGACCTCTTGGCTCAGGATGAGTCGAAGTTCCCGGATGATAAATCTAAGAAACCCATTGCTCTCATGGAGGATGGAAAAGGGGGTGTGTTTGTGAGGGGACTGGAAGAGGAGATAGTCTGTACTGCTGGTGAAATTTACAAGATTTTAGATAGAGGGTCTGCAAAAAGACGAACTGCTGAGACTCTACTCAACAAGCAAAGTAGTCGATCCCACTCCATATTTTCCATCACCATTCACATTAAGGAGTGCACTCCTGAGGGTGAAGAGATGATCAAGTGTGGGAAGCTAAATCTTGTGGATCTTGCTGGTTCTGAGAACATCTCAAGATCAGGTGCTAGAGAG GGTAGAGCAAGAGAAGCGGGTGAGATCAATAAGAGCTTGCTTACTCTTGGCCGTGTGATAAATGCTCTTGTAGAGCACTCTGGTCATATACCATACAG agATAGCAAATTAACAAGATTGCTGAGGGATTCTCTGGGAGGCAAAACTAAGACTTGCATAATTGCCACCATTTCACCTTCCATACACTGTTTGGAAGAGACACTGAGCACCTTAGATTATGCGCATCGTGCTAAGAATATCAAGAATAAGCCAGAG GTCAACCAAAAGATGATGAAGTCTGCACTTATCACAGATTTATACTCTGAAATCGTCCGCCTTAAACAAG AGGTTTTTGCTGCCAGAGAGAAGAATGGAATATACATCCCACGGGATCGATACCTACATGAAGAAGCTGAGAAAAAG GCCATGACAGAGAAAATGGAGCGCTTAGAGCTTGATATGGAATCCAAAGATAAG CAATTAGTCGAGCTTCATGATCTCTATAATTCTCAGTTATTATTAACTGCAGACTTAAGTGACAAACTGGAAAAGACCCAG AAAAGGCTGGAGGATACTGAACATGCATTATTTGACTTGGAAGAAAGATATAGACAGGCAAATgccacaattaaagaaaaagaatatttgATATCTAACCTCCTAAAATCTG AGAAAGCACTCGTTGAACGTACTTATGAGCTTCGATCAGAACTAGAGAATACAGCAGCAGATGTTTCTGGCTTGTTTTCTAAAATTG AGCACAAAGATAAGATAGAAGATGGCAACAGGGTTCTTGTCCAGAAATTCCGGTCTCAATTGACTCAGCAGCTGGATATCTTGCATAAGACTGTCTCAGATTCTGTAATGCAACAGGAGAATCAACTAAAGGAAATGGAAGAAGACATGCAATCCTTTGTATCTACAAAGGCTGAG GCCACAGAAGAACTTCGTGGACAGGTCAAGAAACTGCAAGATATGTATGGCTCTGGCATCAGAGCATTGGATGATTTAGCCGGTGAACTGGATAAGAACTCTCAATCAACTTATGGGAAATTGAACTCACAAGTATTGATGCACTCTACCACACTTGATGCG AGTTTTAAAGCTATTGCTGGAGAAGCAGATCAGTTACTTAATGAACTTCAAGGCAGCCTTAATAAGCAAGAGGACAAGTTGGCTGCATTTGCACAGCAGCAGCGTAAG ggaCATCTCAGAGCTGTAGAGACAACAAGGTCTATTTCAAAGATTACAACTGATTTCTTCCACACCCTTGATGTGCATGCTTCAAAATTGAGCAAGATATTGCAAGAAACACAAGCAGTTCAAGATCAGCAACTCTCTCAGCTAGAGAAGAAGTTTGAG GAATGTGCTGCAAATGAAGAAAGGCAGCTGCTTGAAAAGGTCGCTGAGATGCTGGCTAGTTCCAATGCCAGGAAGAAAAAACTG GTGCAAACAGCAGTCGATAGCCTTCGAGACAGTGCAGCTGAGAGAACAAGTGATCTGCAGAAAGAAATGGCAACTGCTCAGGATTTCACATCATCTGTTAAAGGTCAATGGGTGGTTTATATGGAACAAACTGAAAAGCACTATGTGGAGGATACTGCTGCAGTGGAGAGTGGCAGATGCTCCATGGAAGAAGGATTTAGAGattg CATGGCCAAGGCAAGAATGGGTTCAGAACAATGGAGAAACGCGCAAAACTCCCTGCTGACTCTGGGGGAGAAGAATTTAGCATCTGTGAAGTCCATTGTCAG AGACGGAATGGAAGCAAATGTACAACTCCGGTCTAGATTATCCTCTGCTGCCTCAACGGCTCTGGAAGATGTTAATATTGCAAACAATGGTCTACTTTCTTCCATAGAAT CTTCTTTGAAACTCGACCATGATGCATGCGCCAACATGGATTCCATGATTATTCCTTCACATGAGGAACTAAGGGAGCTAAAAGGCGGGCATTATCACAAGATCGTTGAGATCACTGCAAATGCAGGAAAATGTTTGGAAGAAGAGTACATG GTGGATGAACCTTCTTGTTCGACCCCGAGGAAACGATCAATCAATATACCAAGTTTAACATCCATCGAAGAGCTAAGAACTCCGCCTTTCGAGGAGTTATTGCAGGCATTCTGGGAGGCTAAGTCTGGTAGCAAGCAAGCAAATGGAGGAGATCTGAAGCATTTATATGGTACATATGAGTCAGTTAAGGACTCCAGAGTTCCACTTACTGCCATAAATTGA
- the LOC120264863 gene encoding nuclear factor related to kappa-B-binding protein-like, whose amino-acid sequence MLIGWMMLNSFDEARHMEMIWPQKNFMSGMSKVGNQKGGMDSKVVSHKAYQAQLDDSYGWSDQRGKSSQEKIKSKYAQNGSTIVEHSKSHPMYVQGEDTESDSSEHGEEDVDVSLVVKKAAYPIVKSVYDHKRASIVGKKNKMHSSFVDGVTGVHSPDVRPHTLKEKQKGRTSELKYLHELVLQNKGQGLLPYEKKQQAPVSKSYSGEKKRKGMADPDTALIQSNYMHNYASGIKHEDFDSHVEGKASVNRKKFTNSHISEADHHEKVNMPLSTCNSTSKKRKGKSEAVNQGELDDAIYLHASPKKQIDDFSHKRKGKKNVDSGAGPLTAGNSELIIPEKDIEPEPKIQKKPFTLITPTVHTGFSFSIVHLLSAVRKALINSQIEDSTVIGKLEKDEGRLKQKREEQNKGSRDVVNGEHQTFAPDNMDLNTSESAGLKNLPSLTVQEIVSRVKSNPLDPCILETQEPLHDLVRGVLKIFSSKTAPLGAKGWKPLVSYEKSNKSWSWIGPVSLSLSDNDTVEEETSPEAWSIPHKMLVKLVDAFANWLKSGQETLQQIGSLPPPPIMPPCLDEKERFRDLRAQKSLSTISPSSDEVRSYFRREELLRYSVPDRAFSYTAADGKKSIVAPLRRGGGKPTAKARDHFMLKPDRPPHVTILCLVRDAAARLPGSIGTRADVCTLIRDSQYVVEDVNDVQVNQVVSGALDRLHYERDPCVQFDPDRKLWVYLHRDREEEDFEDDGTSSTKKWKRQRKDPSEQPELGTAGDASYQAGGDPGGGISSTGYDFNTDLNAGTSSIPADEKDELVYSDLRPSTDNIQTFIGSSSVSRNQNNGLNSDVLGMNALRENKILCQENFTSEDF is encoded by the coding sequence ATGTTGATTGGTTGGATGATGCTCAACTCTTTCGACGAAGCAAGACACATGGAGATGATATGGCCTCAGAAAAATTTCATGAGTGGAATGTCAAAGGTAGGAAACCAAAAGGGAGGGATGGATTCAAAAGTTGTATCTCACAAAGCATATCAAGCACAATTGGATGATTCATATGGCTGGTCTGATCAAAGAGGCAAGTCATCACAAGAGAAGATCAAAAGTAAATATGCTCAAAATGGGTCAACAATTGTGGAGCATTCAAAAAGCCATCCTATGTACGTTCAAGGTGAAGACACTGAATCTGATTCCTCAGAGCATGGTGAAGAGGATGTGGATGTTAGCCTCGTGGTGAAGAAGGCTGCATATCCAATAGTTAAATCAGTTTATGATCATAAAAGGGCTAGCATAGTTGGGAAAAAGAACAAGATGCATTCGTCTTTTGTTGATGGAGTTACAGGAGTTCATTCACCAGATGTTAGACCACACACTTTGAAAGAGAAGCAGAAAGGTAGAACAAGTGAGCTCAAGTATTTGCATGAACTTGTTTTACAGAATAAGGGCCAGGGACTGCTGCCATATGAGAAAAAACAGCAAGCACCAGTGTCAAAATCTTACTCAGGTGAGAAAAAACGGAAAGGTATGGCTGATCCAGATACCGCATTGATACAGTCAAATTACATGCATAACTATGCCAGTGGCATAAAACATGAAGATTTTGATAGTCATGTAGAAGGCAAGGCATCAGTTAACAGAAAGAAATTTACCAATTCTCATATTTCTGAAGCTGATCATCATGAAAAGGTGAATATGCCATTATCAACATGCAACTCCACGTCAAAGAAGAGGAAAGGGAAGTCAGAGGCTGTGAATCAGGGTGAGCTAGATGATGCAATTTACCTACATGCTAGTCCGAAGAAGCAGATTGATGACTTCAGTCATAAGAGGAAGGGCAAGAAGAATGTTGATAGTGGTGCTGGACCTTTGACTGCTGGAAATTCTGAGTTGATCATACCAGAAAAGGATATAGAGCCAGAGCCGAAGATACAGAAGAAGCCTTTCACTCTTATCACACCTACTGTTCACACTGGCTTTTCATTCTCAATTGTGCATCTCCTCTCTGCTGTTAGGAAGGCACTTATTAATTCTCAAATAGAAGATAGTACTGTTATTGGCAAATTAGAGAAGGATGAGGGTAGGCTGAAACAGAAAAGGGAAGAACAGAATAAAGGTTCTCGTGATGTAGTAAATGGAGAGCACCAAACTTTTGCTCCTGATAACATGGATTTGAATACCTCAGAGTCTGCTGGATTGAAGAATTTGCCTTCTCTGACAGTTCAGGAGATCGTTAGTCGAGTTAAATCAAACCCATTAGATCCCTGTATTCTGGAAACACAGGAACCACTTCATGATTTGGTCAGAGGGGTTTTGAAGATTTTTTCATCTAAGACAGCACCTTTGGGTGCGAAAGGGTGGAAACCTCTTGTATCCTAtgagaaatcaaataaaagctGGTCTTGGATTGGTCCAGTTTCTTTGAGCTTGTCAGATAATGATACAGTTGAAGAGGAAACTTCGCCCGAGGCATGGAGTATTCCCCACAAGATGCTTGTGAAGTTGGTCGATGCATTTGCAAACTGGCTGAAAAGTGGCCAAGAGACTCTTCAGCAAATTGGAAGTCTTCCGCCACCACCTATAATGCCACCGTGCTTGGATGAGAAGGAAAGGTTCAGGGACTTAAGAGCACAGAAGAGTTTGAGCACAATCAGTCCGAGTTCTGATGAAGTTAGGTCCTACTTCCGTAGGGAGGAACTGTTACGATACTCAGTTCCAGACAGGGCATTTTCCTACACTGCTGCTGATGGGAAAAAATCTATTGTAGCTCCGTTAAGAAGAGGTGGTGGGAAGCCAACAGCAAAAGCTCGAGATCATTTTATGCTAAAGCCTGATCGACCGCCACATGTGACCATTTTGTGCCTTGTAAGGGATGCAGCTGCAAGATTGCCTGGAAGTATTGGCACCAGAGCAGATGTCTGTACTCTGATCAGGGATTCACAGTATGTTGTTGAAGATGTCAATGATGTACAGGTTAATCAAGTTGTCAGCGGGGCTTTGGATCGGTTGCATTATGAACGTGATCCTTGTGTGCAGTTTGATCCTGATAGAAAACTCTGGGTTTATCTGCACAGGGACAGGGAGGAGGAAGATTTTGAAGATGATGGTACCTCTTCTACGAAGAAATGGAAAAGGCAGAGGAAAGATCCCTCTGAGCAGCCTGAACTGGGAACAGCCGGTGATGCGAGCTATCAAGCAGGTGGAGATCCAGGAGGAGGTATATCTTCTACTGGATATGACTTCAATACTGATCTGAATGCTGGGACGTCATCTATCCCTGCTGATGAGAAAGATGAACTTGTCTACAGTGATTTGAGGCCTAGTACAGACAATATCCAAACATTTATTGGTTCGTCATCAGTCAGTAGGAATCAGAACAATGGATTGAATTCAGATGTTCTTGGAATGAATGCTTTGcgagaaaacaaaattctttgTCAGGAGAACTTCACCAGTGAAGATTTTTGA
- the LOC120264864 gene encoding nuclear factor related to kappa-B-binding protein-like: protein MAIVKNSIRVSKLDGDLSPGTASSDEDEDGLSPAAASDASLQSDGEDSGMGSDEYDVSELGEAGTELCQVGNQSCSIPLELYDLPGLGDVLSVETWNECLSEEDRFALSVYLPDMDQETFSLTLFELFSGANFHFGSPLADLFNKMKGGFCEPRVVLCRRGVNSFQRRKHYHRLREYHNSMVRGLAWIKDAWQDYTGYDIQERLNLLNILRINGNLGGIGDVAGSETDLESEDSGERIWSKRAKGVKAIF from the coding sequence ATGGCGATCGTGAAGAATAGTATTAGGGTTTCGAAGCTTGATGGTGATCTCTCGCCGGGGACTGCGTCAAGCGATGAAGATGAGGATGGGCTCTCGCCGGCGGCGGCTTCTGATGCGTCTTTGCAGTCGGATGGAGAGGATTCTGGGATGGGATCGGATGAGTATGATGTTTCGGAGCTTGGGGAGGCTGGGACGGAGCTTTGCCAGGTTGGGAATCAGAGTTGTAGCATCCCGCTGGAGCTTTATGACCTTCCTGGGCTTGGTGATGTTCTTTCTGTTGAGACTTGGAATGAGTGTCTCTCTGAGGAGGACCGGTTTGCGCTCTCGGTTTATCTCCCGGATATGGACCAGGAGACCTTTAGCCTTACTCTTTTTGAACTCTTCTCCGGCGCTAACTTCCACTTTGGTAGCCCTCTTGCTGACCTTTTCAATAAGATGAAGGGTGGGTTCTGTGAACCGAGGGTTGTGCTGTGCCGGCGGGGAGTGAATTCTTTTCAGAGGCGCAAGCATTATCATAGGCTTAGAGAGTATCATAATTCCATGGTGCGGGGTCTTGCGTGGATTAAAGATGCTTGGCAGGACTACACTGGGTATGATATCCAGGAAAGGCTTAATCTTTTGAACATCCTGAGGATCAACGGGAATCTAGGTGGCATTGGAGATGTGGCAGGGTCTGAGACTGATTTGGAGAGTGAGGATTCTGGAGAGAGGATTTGGAGCAAGAGGGCTAAGGGTGTCAAAGCCATCTTTTGA
- the LOC120264462 gene encoding LOW QUALITY PROTEIN: protein SENSITIVITY TO RED LIGHT REDUCED 1-like (The sequence of the model RefSeq protein was modified relative to this genomic sequence to represent the inferred CDS: inserted 2 bases in 1 codon) translates to MNRLETSRFYARVLDRLQSPEVQSGISHALSSASEFPMVIYGIGNIASSEISRIQLAFALLLRDKLPITSMEIFDPVLSGSECAVLKSLGLSVSGREREGXRRVVSAPTLFFLPHCDAALYDNLLSANWEPARLNRIVLLGNSFAEYAFYLSWVEEKYKSDKPKIVAPYAMAVRQYVREVALEERQDDLKRKCESDEDSALVGALWSTSWHFFDLKDGTVLNVQLSQLRS, encoded by the exons ATGAATCGGTTGGAGACTTCCCGCTTTTATGCCCGCGTCCTCGATCGCCTCCAATCTCCAGAGGTCCAATCCGGCATCTCTCATGCCTTATCCTCGGCTTCGGAGTTCCCCATGGTGATCTACGGCATCGGCAACATCGCCTCCTCTGAGATATCCCGAATCCAGCTCGCCTTCGCCCTCCTCCTCCGCGACAAGCTCCCGATCACATCCATGGAAATCTTCGACCCGGTTCTATCCGGCTCCGAGTGCGCGGTGCTGAAAAGCCTCGGCCTTTCGGTTTCTGGCAGAGAACGAGAAGG TCGGCGGGTGGTGTCGGCACCGACGTTGTTCTTCTTGCCGCATTGCGATGCCGCTCTGTATGACAACCTACTCAGTGCGAACTGGGAGCCGGCGAGGTTGAACAGGATCGTGCTGTTGGGGAATAGCTTTGCCGAGTATGCATTCTATCTATCATGGGTTGAAGAGAAATATAAGTCTGATAAACCGAAGATAGTGGCGCCGTATGCCATGGCAGTGCGGCAATACGTCAGGGAGGTGGCGCTGGAGGAGAGGCAGGATGATCTGAAGAGAAAGTGTGAGAGTGATGAAGATAGTGCGCTGGTTGGCGCTCTTTGGTCTACAAGTTGGCATttttttgatttgaaagatgGTACTGTATTGAATGTTCAGCTTTCACAATTAAG gTCCTAA